One genomic region from Edaphobacter dinghuensis encodes:
- a CDS encoding acido-empty-quinoprotein group A, whose translation MKFLKNAFAVAIGVLTLGAFPCSLMAQNVDASMLLHPPADSWPSYHGDYTGRRHSKLTQITPANVNQLTLAWAFQTERSGTIKSSPLLVNGVLYFTIPDNVWAVDARSGQQLWHYTYPPNKGDHIGQRGVAIYKDWLYFATPDAHLVSLNAKDGTVRWIVQVADVEKGYWSTEAPQIVGNHVIVGVGGDMDNLQTFIRAVDPETGKTQWQFDVTAPAGTPNTATGGTTWMSGSYDPELNLIYWGTGNPTPVLTGSTRPGDNLYTCSIVALNPDTGKLVWAFQPSPHDTHDWDAVEIPVLVDGTFHGQKRKMLMQASRNGYFFVLDRTNGKNLLTVPFGPVNWASKIDETGRPIPNPKKEPSPDGVLIAPDEGGLTNFRSPSFDPKTGLFLVDAHPSWSLYFAKPADGTYGWAGADYGLWGKGVLEAIDYQTGKIRWSHELGPGGAGAGVLTTDSGLTFTGDAHGNFLALDTATGKTLWHAGAGAYIASSPITYKLDGDQYVLTSGGGVLFAWKLPSASR comes from the coding sequence ATGAAGTTCCTGAAGAATGCATTTGCTGTGGCGATAGGCGTATTGACCTTGGGCGCTTTTCCTTGCTCACTCATGGCACAGAATGTCGATGCGTCCATGTTGCTTCATCCGCCGGCTGACAGTTGGCCCAGCTATCACGGCGATTACACTGGCAGGCGTCACAGCAAGCTGACGCAGATTACTCCCGCGAATGTGAATCAACTGACGCTGGCGTGGGCCTTTCAGACGGAACGCAGCGGCACTATCAAATCTTCTCCGTTGCTGGTCAATGGAGTGCTGTACTTCACGATTCCCGACAACGTCTGGGCGGTGGATGCACGCTCCGGCCAGCAACTGTGGCACTACACCTATCCTCCCAATAAGGGCGATCACATCGGCCAGCGCGGCGTAGCGATCTATAAGGATTGGCTCTACTTTGCTACTCCCGACGCACACCTTGTCTCTTTGAACGCCAAAGACGGAACGGTGCGCTGGATCGTACAAGTGGCCGACGTTGAGAAGGGATACTGGTCGACAGAAGCGCCGCAGATCGTAGGTAACCATGTGATCGTCGGCGTAGGCGGCGATATGGACAATCTCCAGACCTTCATCCGGGCAGTCGATCCGGAGACGGGCAAGACACAATGGCAATTTGATGTAACTGCTCCTGCAGGTACGCCGAATACCGCTACCGGTGGCACGACATGGATGTCCGGAAGCTACGATCCGGAGTTGAATCTCATCTATTGGGGAACAGGCAACCCGACGCCGGTTCTTACCGGCTCGACGCGACCCGGCGATAACCTCTACACCTGCAGCATCGTCGCTTTGAATCCTGATACCGGCAAGCTTGTGTGGGCGTTCCAGCCCTCGCCGCACGACACCCACGATTGGGATGCCGTCGAAATACCCGTGCTGGTGGACGGAACCTTTCACGGCCAGAAGCGAAAGATGCTGATGCAGGCCTCTCGCAACGGCTACTTCTTTGTGTTGGATCGAACCAACGGTAAGAACCTGCTGACAGTTCCCTTTGGGCCAGTGAACTGGGCGTCGAAGATAGACGAGACTGGCCGCCCCATTCCCAATCCCAAGAAGGAGCCCTCCCCGGACGGTGTTCTGATTGCGCCTGATGAAGGTGGATTGACCAACTTCCGTTCACCCAGCTTCGATCCGAAGACTGGCTTGTTCCTCGTGGACGCGCACCCAAGCTGGAGCCTCTACTTCGCCAAACCCGCGGACGGCACCTACGGATGGGCCGGTGCGGACTACGGCCTGTGGGGCAAAGGTGTCCTCGAGGCGATTGACTACCAAACCGGAAAAATTCGCTGGAGCCATGAACTTGGCCCTGGCGGAGCAGGTGCGGGAGTTTTGACGACAGATTCCGGCCTCACCTTCACCGGCGATGCTCATGGAAACTTCCTCGCACTCGATACAGCTACCGGGAAGACGTTATGGCATGCGGGAGCTGGAGCTTATATCGCCAGCTCTCCGATCACCTACAAGCTCGATGGCGATCAATATGTTCTGACCAGCGGCGGCGGAGTTCTCTTTGCCTGGAAGCTTCCGAGCGCTAGCCGCTAA
- a CDS encoding efflux RND transporter periplasmic adaptor subunit, translating to MDISRPDIKQKRLRRQWVTAACVVLVVGAAAFFVTRLKPAAPEVERATVWTDTVKRGPLLRQVRGPGTLVPREDKIRLIPAETEATVVRIRVLPGAKVQPDTVLMDLVDPTLQQELLDAQLQLKGAEADYINTRAKVESDLMDQKAAGATVNADYSQAQLQAKTDKSLYDLGVISGLTYSASKGKADELVTRNDLEKQRLTLNEKAIETQLSVQQTKVDQAKALLALKQKQLDALSVRAGISGVLVELDHQVGEHVTAGTTLAKVVQPDQLKASLKIAETQARDIQIGQPAEIDTHNGVIDGTVMRIDPAVLNGTVTVDVELAGALPQGARPDLSVDGTIDLERMKDVLYVGRPAFGNENSTISLFKLSADGKTAVQVPVKVGRASVNSIQVIEGLQAGDTVILSDMSRWDGTDRIRLD from the coding sequence ATGGATATCTCCAGACCTGATATCAAGCAGAAGAGGTTGCGCAGGCAGTGGGTTACTGCCGCATGCGTAGTGTTAGTGGTGGGTGCTGCTGCGTTCTTTGTAACGCGGCTGAAGCCGGCTGCTCCCGAGGTAGAACGTGCGACGGTCTGGACGGACACCGTGAAGCGCGGGCCGTTGCTGCGACAGGTCCGTGGTCCGGGAACGCTGGTCCCTCGCGAAGACAAGATTCGTTTGATTCCCGCCGAGACCGAAGCCACCGTGGTCCGGATTCGCGTGCTGCCTGGAGCCAAGGTGCAGCCGGACACCGTGCTGATGGATCTGGTGGATCCAACCCTGCAGCAGGAGCTGCTCGATGCGCAATTGCAGTTGAAGGGCGCAGAGGCGGACTACATCAACACGCGGGCAAAGGTAGAGAGCGACCTGATGGATCAGAAAGCCGCAGGCGCTACCGTGAATGCGGACTATAGCCAGGCGCAGTTGCAGGCGAAGACAGATAAGTCGCTCTATGACCTGGGAGTGATCAGCGGATTGACGTATAGCGCGTCGAAGGGCAAGGCCGATGAGTTGGTGACGCGCAACGATCTGGAGAAGCAGCGTCTGACGCTGAATGAGAAGGCAATCGAGACGCAGCTCTCCGTGCAGCAGACGAAGGTCGATCAGGCAAAGGCGCTGCTGGCATTGAAGCAAAAGCAGCTCGATGCGCTGAGCGTTCGTGCTGGAATTAGCGGCGTGCTGGTCGAGCTCGATCATCAGGTGGGTGAGCACGTGACGGCAGGGACAACGCTGGCCAAGGTGGTACAACCCGACCAGCTCAAGGCCAGCCTGAAGATCGCCGAGACCCAGGCACGCGATATTCAAATCGGGCAGCCCGCGGAGATCGACACGCACAACGGGGTGATTGATGGCACCGTGATGCGAATCGATCCGGCGGTATTGAACGGAACTGTGACAGTGGACGTAGAACTGGCTGGTGCTCTGCCGCAAGGAGCGAGACCGGACCTGAGCGTCGATGGAACCATCGATCTGGAGAGGATGAAGGACGTGCTTTATGTTGGCCGGCCGGCGTTCGGAAACGAGAACAGCACCATCAGCCTCTTCAAACTGAGCGCTGACGGAAAGACAGCGGTACAGGTCCCGGTCAAGGTAGGTCGCGCTTCGGTGAACAGTATTCAGGTGATTGAAGGATTGCAGGCAGGGGATACGGTCATCCTCTCGGACATGAGCCGCTGGGATGGTACGGATCGAATTCGGCTGGACTGA
- a CDS encoding ABC transporter ATP-binding protein: MAENIIEIEDLTKVFYTDEIETHALSGVHLNINRGEYVAMSGPSGCGKSTLLSIIGLLDTPTSGRYTLNGKEVANLNFADRSRIRNQEIGFIFQSFNLIGDLTVAENVELPLTYRAGMPAAERKRRVQESLERVHMAHRMRHYPAQLSGGQQQRVAVARALAGSPSILLADEPTGNLDSKNGEAVMKLLQELHEEGATICMVTHDPRFAAHAERQIHLFDGKVVAEGELNRLLAEIQA, translated from the coding sequence ATGGCGGAAAACATTATCGAGATCGAGGATTTGACGAAGGTTTTTTATACCGATGAGATCGAGACGCATGCGCTCTCCGGTGTCCACCTGAACATCAACCGTGGAGAGTATGTGGCGATGTCGGGCCCATCCGGTTGCGGAAAATCTACGCTGCTCTCCATCATCGGGCTGCTGGACACACCGACCAGTGGGCGGTACACGCTGAACGGAAAAGAAGTCGCGAATTTAAATTTCGCCGACCGTTCGCGCATTCGAAATCAGGAGATAGGGTTCATCTTTCAGAGCTTCAATCTGATCGGTGATCTCACGGTTGCGGAGAATGTCGAACTGCCGCTGACGTATCGGGCAGGAATGCCCGCTGCCGAACGAAAGCGGCGGGTGCAGGAATCTTTGGAGCGTGTCCATATGGCGCACCGCATGCGGCACTATCCGGCACAACTCTCCGGCGGCCAGCAGCAAAGAGTCGCTGTGGCACGTGCGCTGGCTGGCTCCCCTTCGATCCTTCTTGCCGACGAGCCAACGGGAAATCTCGACTCGAAGAACGGCGAAGCAGTGATGAAGCTGTTGCAGGAGTTGCACGAAGAGGGTGCGACGATCTGCATGGTGACGCACGATCCGCGGTTCGCTGCTCACGCGGAGCGGCAGATTCATCTGTTCGACGGCAAGGTAGTGGCCGAGGGAGAACTTAATCGGCTCTTGGCGGAGATACAAGCGTAG
- a CDS encoding ABC transporter permease, translated as MSQWMQDVRYALRQLRRSPGFALTSVLMLALGIGATTAMYSVVSEVLLQPLPYPDQGRLVGVAFTFPQEEPNAEQTGQTADFLLAHSKSFASMGVADDSALGANFSLGNGKPRSIRSLRVSSGYLPTLGVAPMLGRWFTREEDQLGGAPLAVLSYGLWKTALNSDANAVGRTVEVNGDVYTVIGVMPESFVTAESPDLWQPLRLGPAVAGYDGTNFMMVARLKPGISLEQAQAELKTLTPVIYEQYPYFWHWYPKGHALLEQHVWPLRDIVVSGARTSLLSLMAAVVMVLLVACLNLAGLMTARAFGRQREVAVRMALGASRGNVTRLLMIESLLVAIAGSAGAVGMARGLRMLMHVISPIALPRLNPGATTTIGIWGMLWFALAVGCGTALVFGLLPAMGLLRHDVTGSLGGGHASGTPVSTHKTGRLLMIGQVALATMLLSAGALLLGSFLNMRSIPTGVVAKRLDVLQVYLKGDKYASTLPTAQFIGRVEDGLRKIPGVAQVGAVNGLPLDSGLNNDGWPVKGGKELSRNIDIRFVTPGFFHAVGTPLLTGRDVTMGDRANGAPVALVNEAMAQLWWHGQSPIGEYVVREDGQPREIVGVVADSHDRALAGPIRPTMYEPFAQVDDATMKAINGWFPTSFVIRVAGDMPIATDVAHALHDADPEVPVGKFAKMQSFVDKEVAAPRFFSWMAGGFAGFALLLTMVGLFGLLSYQVGMRTREIGVRMAVGAGRGLILLLVLRRGITLTLIGLGIGALGSLALRRVVVSVLIDTVIRGAEISAVCWRAGRWPLAVQRRPC; from the coding sequence ATGAGCCAATGGATGCAGGATGTGCGATATGCGCTGCGCCAACTGCGCCGATCGCCGGGATTCGCGCTGACATCGGTATTGATGCTGGCTCTGGGAATTGGCGCGACGACGGCGATGTACAGCGTCGTGAGCGAAGTATTGTTGCAGCCGCTGCCATATCCCGATCAGGGACGGCTGGTAGGAGTCGCATTTACGTTCCCGCAGGAAGAGCCGAATGCGGAACAGACTGGCCAGACGGCGGACTTTTTACTGGCACACAGCAAGAGCTTCGCCAGTATGGGCGTGGCAGACGATAGCGCGCTGGGTGCGAACTTTTCGCTTGGCAACGGCAAGCCGCGATCTATCCGCTCGCTGCGCGTGTCCTCTGGATATCTGCCCACGCTGGGAGTGGCCCCCATGCTGGGGCGATGGTTCACGCGGGAAGAAGACCAGCTGGGAGGCGCGCCGCTCGCGGTGTTGAGTTACGGACTCTGGAAGACCGCGCTGAATTCTGATGCGAATGCGGTGGGGCGCACGGTCGAGGTCAATGGCGATGTGTACACCGTGATAGGAGTGATGCCCGAGTCATTTGTCACGGCAGAGTCGCCGGACCTTTGGCAGCCGTTGCGGCTGGGGCCGGCAGTCGCAGGATACGATGGCACCAACTTCATGATGGTGGCCCGGTTGAAACCCGGTATATCGCTGGAGCAGGCGCAGGCAGAGTTGAAGACGCTGACCCCGGTGATCTATGAGCAATATCCGTACTTCTGGCATTGGTATCCGAAGGGACACGCGCTGCTGGAGCAACATGTGTGGCCCTTGCGGGATATCGTCGTCAGCGGCGCGCGGACGAGTCTGTTGAGCCTGATGGCTGCCGTGGTGATGGTGCTGCTGGTAGCGTGCCTGAACCTGGCGGGATTGATGACTGCGCGAGCGTTTGGGCGGCAACGCGAAGTAGCTGTGCGGATGGCGCTGGGAGCGTCGCGTGGGAACGTCACTCGGCTGCTGATGATAGAGAGCTTATTGGTGGCGATTGCGGGGTCCGCTGGAGCTGTAGGTATGGCGCGTGGCCTCAGGATGTTGATGCATGTCATCTCGCCAATCGCGCTACCACGTTTGAATCCGGGCGCTACAACAACGATCGGTATCTGGGGAATGCTGTGGTTTGCCCTGGCGGTGGGATGCGGGACGGCGCTGGTGTTTGGGTTACTGCCTGCGATGGGATTGTTGCGCCATGATGTGACGGGGTCGCTGGGAGGCGGCCATGCATCGGGCACCCCGGTATCCACGCACAAGACCGGAAGACTGCTGATGATTGGGCAGGTGGCGTTGGCAACGATGCTGCTCTCCGCCGGAGCCTTGCTGCTAGGGAGTTTTCTCAACATGCGCTCGATTCCAACAGGTGTCGTGGCGAAGCGGCTGGACGTGTTGCAGGTATACCTGAAGGGCGACAAGTATGCGAGCACGTTGCCGACTGCGCAGTTCATTGGCCGCGTTGAAGATGGTCTGCGAAAGATTCCAGGAGTCGCGCAGGTGGGGGCAGTCAACGGGCTGCCTTTGGATAGCGGATTGAACAACGACGGCTGGCCGGTGAAAGGAGGCAAGGAGCTGAGCCGCAACATTGATATCAGATTTGTGACGCCCGGGTTCTTTCACGCCGTAGGAACGCCGCTGTTGACAGGGCGGGATGTGACGATGGGCGACCGCGCGAATGGCGCTCCGGTAGCGCTGGTGAATGAGGCAATGGCGCAGTTGTGGTGGCATGGTCAGTCGCCGATTGGCGAATATGTGGTCAGGGAAGACGGCCAGCCGCGAGAGATTGTAGGCGTGGTTGCTGATTCGCATGACCGGGCGCTCGCTGGTCCGATCCGGCCGACGATGTATGAGCCGTTTGCGCAGGTGGATGACGCGACCATGAAGGCGATCAACGGTTGGTTCCCAACCTCGTTTGTGATTCGCGTAGCGGGAGATATGCCGATTGCTACAGACGTAGCGCATGCTCTGCATGATGCCGATCCCGAGGTGCCGGTAGGCAAGTTCGCCAAGATGCAGAGCTTTGTGGACAAGGAAGTGGCAGCCCCGCGGTTCTTCTCGTGGATGGCAGGCGGCTTCGCAGGTTTTGCGCTGCTATTGACGATGGTGGGACTGTTCGGCCTGCTGAGTTATCAGGTGGGTATGCGGACACGGGAGATCGGCGTTCGTATGGCTGTGGGCGCGGGACGCGGGTTGATTCTCCTGCTGGTCTTGCGGCGCGGCATTACGTTGACGCTGATTGGTTTGGGCATAGGGGCTTTGGGAAGTCTGGCACTACGTCGCGTTGTGGTCAGCGTGCTTATCGATACAGTCATACGCGGGGCAGAGATCTCGGCGGTGTGCTGGCGAGCGGGACGTTGGCCATTGGCTGTGCAGCGGCGGCCCTGTTGA
- a CDS encoding ABC transporter ATP-binding protein: MIELNQLERSYKTGHTETWVLRRIKLSIREGEFVTIMGPSGAGKSSLLNVLAMLDDQWRGEFAFSGIEVQSLNRKQRAELARQKIGMVFQSYHLLDDLTVAENIDLPLSYKNIPRSERQALVADTLDRFNIVGKKDLYPSQLSGGQQQLVGIARAVIHRPSLLLADEPTGNLQSAQAKEIMELFRQLNEEGATIVQVTHSDVNARYGTRTIELRDGWISSDSAEVGAGKQEVQL, encoded by the coding sequence ATGATTGAGCTGAATCAACTGGAGCGCAGTTATAAAACAGGGCATACCGAGACATGGGTGTTAAGGCGAATCAAGTTGTCGATTCGCGAAGGAGAATTTGTAACCATCATGGGGCCATCGGGTGCAGGGAAATCATCGCTGCTGAATGTGCTCGCCATGCTGGATGACCAGTGGCGTGGCGAATTTGCGTTTAGCGGAATCGAGGTTCAGTCTCTGAACCGCAAGCAGCGAGCGGAACTGGCCAGGCAAAAGATTGGGATGGTCTTTCAGAGCTACCACCTACTGGATGACCTTACCGTGGCAGAGAATATTGACCTTCCCTTGTCGTACAAAAATATCCCCAGGTCAGAACGCCAGGCATTAGTTGCGGACACGCTCGATCGCTTCAATATTGTTGGCAAGAAAGACCTGTATCCAAGCCAGCTTTCCGGTGGACAGCAACAGTTAGTTGGCATCGCACGCGCAGTCATCCATCGGCCTTCGTTGTTGCTTGCCGATGAGCCGACAGGCAACCTGCAATCTGCGCAGGCAAAGGAGATTATGGAGTTGTTTCGACAGTTGAACGAAGAGGGCGCGACCATTGTGCAGGTAACGCACTCGGACGTGAACGCGCGCTATGGGACGCGAACCATTGAGTTGCGCGATGGATGGATCTCCTCGGATA